Proteins found in one Pelobates fuscus isolate aPelFus1 chromosome 10, aPelFus1.pri, whole genome shotgun sequence genomic segment:
- the LOC134575183 gene encoding zinc finger protein ZFP2-like: MNKDRNEMAEMILDLTLEIVYLLTGEVHMFVKKPGEHPNHSSCVPASEELNKTPSPSTQNADVVRLPHLLIHERKNDKKILELTNKIIHLLTGEVPIRCEDVTVYFSMEEWEYLEGHKDLYKELMMETHQTLISQEDKSTSGGLRTSVFFPDFETNESGHEISKYGKISKTKKRQTGSIECVSRESQLYLEENCPDVDIDTPTGCLQKAYVSTRTDQESASCKEGHHTNSDNNTSSQNPQSICPPNHIKEEPTSCEAITATKVSTPIGNKQIEENHIDDDIYTPTEHTQTEYASTHIKEESAVCEVIVTEDHNNILSEVIQTEDECGYNEDNLNSPETNKTLLNECTKLDKNIDPKSSIYPKNKEAICYWSEHPKVSYGNSEHVLHSSALTRNEVAASEMDNVFFYTSAHVNPVPNSTQEKPFSCSECGKFFSVKRSLTKHQSIHIGLKPFKCNDCGKCFRVKYNLTVHTRIHTKEKPFECSDCKKCFRLKHSLTVHRRTHTGEKPFVCSDCWKCFGRKDELVKHQRIHRSEKPFKCNECGSCFRVKHSLTVHQRIHTEEKPFECTDCGRCFRLKPSLTVHQRIHTGEKPFVCGECWKCFRRRNELIKHQRIHRSEKPYKCTECGKCFSQKGNLASHKSIHTGEKPFKCSECGKCCRLKYDLIKHQRIHKTEKPV, encoded by the exons ATGAACAAGGACAGGAATGAAATGGCTGAGATGATCTTGGATCTCACCCTGGAGATcgtctacctgctgactggagag GTTCACATGTTTGTAAAGAAACCTGGGGAACATCCTAATCATAGCAGCTGTGTCCCGGCGTCTGAAGAACTCAACAAGACTCCGAGTCCCAGCACGCAGAATGCAGATGTAGTACGCCTACCTCACTTATTGATACATGAGAGAAAGAATGACAAGAAGATCCTGGAACTGACCAATAAGATCAttcacctgctgactggagag gttcctaTAAGGTGTGAGGATGTCACTGTCTATTTCTCCATGGAGGAGTGGGAGTATCTAGAAGGACACAAGGATCTCTATAAGGAACTGATGATGGAGACTCACCAGACCCTAATCTCACAAG AAGATAAATCTACATCAGGTGGATTGCGcacatctgttttttttcctgACTTTGAAACCAATGAATCTGGACATGAAATTAGCAAATATGGTAAAATCagcaaaacaaagaaaagacaGACTGGATCTATAGAATGTGTCTCTCGGGAATCCCAATTATATCTTGAAGAAAATTGCCCAGATGTAGACATTGATACACCTACGGGATGTTTACAAAAAGCATATGTATCGACTCGTACTGATCAAGAATCAGCCTCTTGCAAAGAAGGACATCATACAAACTCTGACAATAATACGTCCTCGCAAAATCCACAATCAATATGTCCACCTAACCATATTAAGGAAGAGCCAACATCATGTGAAGCGATAACCGCTACCAAGGTTTCTACACCAATAGGAAATAAACAGATTGAGGAAAATCACATAGACGATGACATTTATACACCCACAGaacatacacagacagaataTGCATCTACTCATATAAAGGAGGAATCAGCTGTGTGTGAAGTAATTGTCACAGAAGATCACAACAATATTCTATCAGAAGTTATACAGACAGAGGATGAGTGTGGCTATAATGAAGATAATCTAAATTCACCTGAAAcaaataaaacacttttaaatGAATGTACAAAACTTGATAAAAATATTGATCCTAAATCTAGTATATATCCCAAGAACAAAGAGGCAATATGCTACTGGTCTGAGCATCCAAAAGTGTCTTATGGTAATTCGGAGCATGTTCTTCATTCGTCCGCTCTCACTAGAAACGAAGTGGCTGCATCTGAAATGGATAATGTCTTTTTTTACACATCGGCCCATGTGAACCCTGTGCCAAATAGCACCCAAGAGAAACCgttttcatgttctgaatgcggGAAATTTTTTAGTGTAAAACGTAGTCTTACTAAGCATCAGAGTATTCACATAGGGCTAAAACCATTTAAATGCAATgattgtggaaaatgttttagggTGAAGTACAATCTTACTGTACATACGAGGATTCACACAAAAGAGAAACCGTTTGAGTGCTCTGACTGTAAGAAATGTTTTAGGCTGAAGCACAGTCTCACAGTGCATCGGAggactcacacaggagaaaaaccgtTTGTATGTTCTGATTGCTGGAAATGTTTTGGGAGGAAGGATGAACTTGTTAAGCATCAGAGGATTCACAGAAGTGAAAAACCGTTTAAATGCAATGAATGTGGGAGCTGTTTCAGGGTAAAGCACAGTCTTACTGTACATCAGAGGATTCATACAGAAGAGAAACCTTTTGAGTGTACGGATTGTGGCAGATGTTTTAGGCTAAAGCCCAGTCTTACGGTTCATcagaggattcacacaggagaaaaaccgtTTGTATGTGGTGAATGCTGGAAATGCTTTAGGAGAAGGAATGAACTGATCAAGCATCAGAGAATTCACAGGAGTGAAAAACCGTATAAATGCAccgaatgtggaaaatgtttcagCCAGAAAGGAAATCTTGCTTCGCATAAATCCATTCACACAGGGGAAAAACCATTTAAATGCtccgaatgtgggaaatgttgtaGGCTAAAGTATGACCTTATTAAGCATCAGAGGATTCACAAAACAGAAAAACCCGTTTAA